TTGAAATGGTTGAATGATTGTCATTGCACGCAAATTGAGCATTATTAATTgtatgacttttttttaaatagaataatgatgatgatgataattattgatctaaaaatcgattaaattAATGCATAtatgcaataaaaaaaaacaatagttATTGATTCAACCttgatttcaatatttttgaatcattattttttagtTACATCCACTCTGgtcaaaaacattttgacaacagaaaatattgaaaatttttgctcATCAGCATATGTCATATTCACTTGTGctatttgttcatcaaatgTTGGTAATGAAGTACAGGTCTCCGATTCTGGATTAAATATGTCCTGATAGCAAAGAAAATTGGTTACACCACCAAGTAATTTAGATATAACATTCTGTAATATATCTTCTGAATCAATTTCACAATTTTCACGAATCTTTGGCATTGTACATAGTTCCCATTGTCTATATGCACAACATCCGGCATCCACTGCATAATCAATTGGTGAACGTTCACGCTGTTTTGAATGTGCTTTCATCTCTCCCCAGGCGACTGTTGTGAAAAATGGATTATTACATTCTTTTTGATAATCTGGTTGTGATAATATCTTCTCATGAATACATGGagatttttccaataaatctaaaaataatgatatgttttttttatatattaaataatgttatgaatttatgaaaattaatgataaaaactTACCATTTCTGAATTCAGAATTTGAATCACAAATCTTGTTCATATGTTCAAGGATAGCATCGGAAATAACTTTACTCAATTCTTTATGTAATGGTGTGCCACATTTTTTAAGATAAGCCAGAATGCATTCAGTGAAATCTTGTTTTAAAACTCtaaattttagtttttttgttgttgttgttgttgttgaaaaaatcaattttagaatttaatttcaaaattaatcTTCATTCATCAGTTACCTGCAAATTTTGTCCAAACCATCGTGTGATGTTAATAAAAACGATGGATCATGTTGTGAATCTTTCAATTGATGTAGTTTATCGaaacatttttccatttcaattaGATGACATTTTGGATAATGACGAGCATAACAAATTCGAACGTATTCcacacaaacaatgatgaataataataatgaaacattGGTGGGCTTCATGATctttatttatcaaaattcGCGATGTcaacacacaaaacaaaattgacaaatgaaaaccgaatttcttttcactttagactttatatattgatgattgatcattgtcttgaaaacttgaaaaacCGATCGTAATGCAATTATCGATAAATTACTTGAATGAAAAGGTAATTATAGTTTTCTTATAGAAAtttctacatttttttttgttgattaaaatcattttcaaaacagGTATTGTTCATTAACAAAtccatttaatttttgttgacaaacttgaatcacaaacaatggatgtagaaagaaaacaatatttttcatcaactcatcaattttttttcactttcaattttctctttattcaattaatgagcaaaaaacaaagacaGACATAATTATTAAATCGTATAATTACgttgttgtcattcatttgaatgcaCCAATATTATTGgacattatcattacgaaagatgaaattatttAGAAATGATTGTTAGAATTTTACCAATCATTGAcgtcatcattgaaataacGATTTGTTCCAATGGTTATTTATCCGATTTGATAATTTCTATTCGGAGATAAAAACATCATTGAGATTAATATTTAAcaaatttttggaaaaagGATACAATCTTTCTTTTACTTTGTATCTGTTGTTGAACTTGAATTGGTGAAGTAAGgaaaaatattcttgaaCCAGGTTGTTGTACATAAACAGtctaaatgataaattttttaaaaaattggattAAATCAGtgtcaaattttcatttttatatccATTACCATTTGTTTAGGATCCTTGGTTTTGAGCATCTTGTCGATCTATATAATGATGTTAGTTTATCATTAAATATTTCGtcaaacaatttaaaaattgtaaCACTAACCTTTTCTGCATCAATTTTAGATAATGTTGGAAATGGAtccatggatttttttttttggacttGAAGGATTCATGAATCAAAACTGTTTCAGTACGTTGTTTTTGAATTGCTTGcgtattgaaaatttcgaatatatataaatagtaCCACTACCATTGTGTATATTTAcaaaaatcacacacacgttTGTTGTAGCGGCTATataattcaaacattttccTTTTCCTTTCCATGTGGCTGAAGctcaattgaatgattgtttttggtgtttgagtttttttttgaatttgatttgatttttcagcTTAAAAATGGTAAGAatttatcgaaaatttttgagaaaaatt
This is a stretch of genomic DNA from Dermatophagoides farinae isolate YC_2012a chromosome 2, ASM2471394v1, whole genome shotgun sequence. It encodes these proteins:
- the LOC124499563 gene encoding uncharacterized protein LOC124499563 — protein: MKPTNVSLLLFIIVCVEYVRICYARHYPKCHLIEMEKCFDKLHQLKDSQHDPSFLLTSHDGLDKICRVLKQDFTECILAYLKKCGTPLHKELSKVISDAILEHMNKICDSNSEFRNDLLEKSPCIHEKILSQPDYQKECNNPFFTTVAWGEMKAHSKQRERSPIDYAVDAGCCAYRQWELCTMPKIRENCEIDSEDILQNVISKLLGGVTNFLCYQDIFNPESETCTSLPTFDEQIAQVNMTYADEQKFSIFSVVKMFLTRVDVTKK